Proteins from one Natrinema salinisoli genomic window:
- a CDS encoding GDP-L-fucose synthase family protein, translating into MTEEKRGYWESKTVMVTGGSGFLGSHLVEDLRSRSSSVDIFVPRSDEYDLREKKDIERAFEDSGADIVIHLAASVGGIGANRENPGRYFYDNAIMGIELLEQARQFGVEKFTILGTICAYPKHTPVPFQEKNLWDGYPEETNAPYGIAKKALLTQSKAYRKQWGFNSIYLLPVNLYGPRDDFDLKTSHVIPAIIRKCIEARDRGDKSITAWGTGEPTREFLYVKDAAEGILDATEKYDRPEPVNLGSGKEILIRDLVELIADETGFDGDIEWDTTKPDGQPRRKLNTSRARNRFNWEASTPLRDGLRETVQWYESTSETFE; encoded by the coding sequence ATGACTGAAGAGAAACGCGGATACTGGGAAAGTAAGACAGTAATGGTGACCGGGGGTTCTGGTTTCCTCGGGAGTCACTTGGTTGAGGACCTTCGGTCCCGATCGAGTTCTGTCGATATTTTCGTACCACGAAGTGATGAGTACGATCTCCGAGAAAAGAAAGATATTGAGCGAGCCTTTGAAGATTCTGGAGCAGATATCGTTATTCATCTAGCAGCGTCAGTGGGCGGCATCGGGGCTAATCGCGAGAATCCAGGGCGTTACTTTTATGATAATGCTATCATGGGGATCGAACTCCTCGAACAGGCGCGGCAGTTCGGCGTCGAGAAATTCACCATTCTTGGGACAATTTGCGCGTATCCAAAGCACACTCCAGTCCCGTTCCAAGAAAAAAACCTCTGGGATGGCTACCCGGAAGAGACCAACGCGCCGTACGGTATCGCTAAGAAAGCGCTTTTAACTCAATCAAAGGCCTATCGCAAACAGTGGGGGTTCAATAGTATCTATCTGCTTCCTGTGAATCTCTATGGGCCGCGGGACGACTTTGATCTCAAGACTTCTCATGTAATTCCAGCGATTATCCGGAAGTGTATCGAAGCGCGTGATCGCGGTGACAAGTCGATTACGGCATGGGGGACTGGTGAGCCAACCCGGGAGTTTTTGTATGTCAAGGATGCGGCTGAAGGGATTCTTGATGCAACTGAAAAGTACGATCGTCCGGAACCAGTAAACCTTGGTAGTGGGAAAGAGATCTTGATCCGGGATTTGGTTGAGTTGATTGCAGACGAAACGGGCTTTGATGGCGATATTGAGTGGGATACCACGAAGCCAGATGGCCAGCCCCGTCGCAAATTGAATACGTCCCGAGCGAGAAATCGGTTTAATTGGGAGGCATCTACACCGTTACGCGATGGATTGCGAGAGACGGTACAGTGGTATGAGAGCACCTCAGAAACTTTTGAATAG
- a CDS encoding VanZ family protein, whose amino-acid sequence MFQLQLPLFSRPVRWLGVAGILSVLVYFSLVTDPPQPPTPSTFWDKYLHFAAYAGLALALAYATATQRDQPYRRATLVIGGTVGLGLLIELAQGTLSYRYFGWGDLFANTFGALLVTIWFVVERRLKYVQARRLITDR is encoded by the coding sequence ATGTTTCAGCTCCAGCTCCCTCTCTTTTCGAGGCCAGTTCGCTGGCTTGGTGTGGCTGGTATCCTCTCAGTTCTGGTTTATTTTTCGCTTGTCACTGATCCTCCACAACCACCCACTCCGTCAACCTTCTGGGATAAGTACCTCCACTTCGCGGCCTACGCCGGTCTCGCACTCGCGCTCGCCTACGCGACGGCAACCCAGCGGGACCAGCCCTATCGCCGAGCGACCCTCGTCATTGGTGGTACGGTCGGATTGGGACTTCTGATAGAGCTCGCACAAGGGACGCTTTCATACCGGTACTTCGGCTGGGGTGACTTGTTCGCGAATACGTTCGGCGCGCTGCTCGTAACCATCTGGTTTGTCGTCGAACGTAGACTGAAATATGTTCAAGCACGCCGACTCATAACGGACCGCTGA
- a CDS encoding GDP-mannose 4,6-dehydratase, with the protein MDLQSDLESRPVFVTGADGFVGSHLVDKLVELGADVHAFVRATSSGELNNIRQHSEEITVHRGDLRDKHSVDQALQSLKGHSDTLVFHLGAQAHVGESWDRPYETVDTNIKGTLNLLQSIVDLDLDIAKFDTAGTSEEYGNVKEEMVEKHEFDENDRVLLSERSPVNPTSVYATSKLAADFLTMNYYDAYGLPTVTTRMFNNYGPRQNPRYITGTIITQALERDIVELGNLTPKRDMCYVSDGVRGHLHVALEGTPGEQYVYGYGKNISMQEWTDTILEVGSEHGYWDLPEIVQDDERFRPGDSDVEELLVGYEKLHEETGWEPNVSWRDGIEQTIDWYANNRDAWYGRVDWR; encoded by the coding sequence ATGGACCTTCAGTCAGATCTTGAGAGTCGCCCGGTATTCGTTACTGGTGCGGATGGTTTTGTCGGATCGCACCTTGTGGATAAATTGGTTGAGCTCGGTGCGGATGTTCATGCGTTTGTCCGTGCGACCTCGAGTGGCGAGCTGAATAACATCCGCCAACACAGCGAGGAAATCACTGTTCACCGTGGTGATCTCCGTGACAAACATTCTGTTGATCAGGCGCTTCAGTCGCTCAAAGGACACAGTGACACGTTAGTCTTTCACCTTGGAGCCCAGGCCCACGTCGGTGAATCGTGGGACCGCCCCTATGAAACAGTCGACACGAATATAAAGGGAACTTTAAATCTTCTTCAGTCGATTGTTGACCTTGACCTCGATATCGCTAAATTCGACACTGCCGGTACCAGTGAAGAGTATGGGAATGTCAAAGAAGAGATGGTCGAGAAACACGAATTTGATGAAAACGATCGGGTCCTTCTCAGCGAACGTTCACCGGTCAACCCGACAAGCGTCTATGCAACATCGAAACTGGCTGCTGATTTCCTCACAATGAACTACTACGACGCGTACGGGCTTCCGACTGTGACAACGCGGATGTTCAATAACTATGGCCCACGCCAGAATCCGCGATATATTACGGGTACGATCATTACACAGGCACTCGAGCGTGATATCGTTGAACTCGGGAACCTGACCCCAAAGCGTGATATGTGTTATGTTTCTGACGGCGTTCGTGGCCATCTTCACGTCGCGCTAGAGGGCACCCCTGGCGAACAGTACGTATACGGGTATGGCAAAAACATCTCGATGCAAGAGTGGACTGATACCATCCTCGAGGTCGGCTCCGAGCATGGCTACTGGGATCTCCCCGAAATCGTCCAAGACGATGAGCGATTTCGCCCCGGCGATAGCGACGTGGAGGAATTACTCGTCGGCTACGAGAAACTCCACGAGGAAACTGGCTGGGAGCCTAACGTCTCGTGGCGTGACGGTATCGAACAGACCATCGATTGGTATGCCAACAACCGTGATGCTTGGTATGGACGGGTCGATTGGCGATGA
- a CDS encoding UPF0175 family protein, translated as MPSISARIPDEDEGRLEEVAELLGEDKSTVIRKALREGLSDLRIRLAVQQYQSGEISTNQAARVAGVSVAQWLEIAREHNLTSQLSPDDLATDAETAREL; from the coding sequence ATGCCGTCGATCAGTGCTCGCATTCCAGACGAGGACGAGGGAAGGCTCGAGGAAGTAGCGGAGTTACTGGGCGAAGACAAGAGTACGGTGATTCGAAAGGCGCTCCGCGAAGGACTGTCGGATCTCCGAATCCGACTCGCGGTGCAGCAGTACCAGTCCGGCGAAATCTCGACGAATCAGGCCGCTCGAGTCGCCGGCGTGAGCGTCGCCCAGTGGCTTGAAATTGCCCGTGAACACAATCTCACGAGTCAGCTCTCTCCCGACGATCTCGCTACCGATGCCGAGACCGCGCGGGAGCTATGA
- a CDS encoding DegT/DnrJ/EryC1/StrS family aminotransferase: MTGTGPVKQAEKEVLSYLGGYGHTRLFWKGRVAFYAILEALDIGDGDEVIVPGFTCVAVPNAILYRGAIPVYVDVNPDTYTITADAIEDALTGETAAVLAQNSFGLAPDLDAIADVLPKDIPLIEDCAHGLGGEYRGQPNGTVADAAFFSTQWSKPISTGIGGIAYTSDESIGKQLDAVWQSYKEPSRIEQTIIHNQLLVYDTFFRPSLYWPLAKAYRFLTQKTGLMEGSSTSEELTTPERPSGFEKRMGRPQATRLLSALSNLDQHVQLRRAHAENYDRWVSDFGFGSATRTDYAKHSFLRYPVEVADKEGAIKRAKERRVKLGTWFTSPIDPIEKNLSQWAYQPGSCPVAESICDRIVNLPTDHLVNRDDVEYVLKGG; encoded by the coding sequence ATGACAGGTACCGGACCGGTAAAGCAGGCTGAAAAGGAGGTACTGTCATATCTAGGCGGTTACGGCCACACGAGACTTTTCTGGAAAGGCCGCGTTGCGTTCTATGCAATCCTCGAAGCGCTCGACATCGGCGATGGTGACGAGGTTATCGTTCCTGGCTTCACCTGCGTTGCCGTTCCAAATGCAATCCTGTACCGTGGGGCGATTCCGGTGTACGTTGATGTCAATCCTGACACATACACGATTACAGCTGATGCCATCGAAGATGCACTGACTGGAGAGACAGCAGCTGTTCTCGCTCAGAATTCCTTTGGCCTCGCTCCAGATCTCGATGCGATTGCAGACGTGCTTCCAAAAGATATCCCACTTATCGAAGACTGCGCTCATGGATTAGGTGGAGAGTACCGTGGACAACCGAATGGTACCGTAGCCGACGCCGCGTTCTTCTCAACACAGTGGTCAAAACCTATATCAACTGGAATCGGAGGAATTGCGTACACGAGTGACGAGTCCATTGGAAAGCAACTCGACGCAGTATGGCAATCATACAAAGAACCCTCGAGGATTGAGCAGACAATCATTCATAACCAGTTGCTCGTTTACGATACGTTCTTTCGACCGTCTCTTTATTGGCCTCTTGCGAAGGCATATCGTTTTCTCACGCAGAAAACGGGACTCATGGAGGGCTCCTCAACAAGCGAGGAACTGACCACACCTGAGAGACCATCTGGATTTGAAAAACGGATGGGCAGGCCACAGGCAACAAGGTTGCTGTCTGCACTCTCGAATCTGGACCAGCATGTGCAACTACGGCGAGCACACGCCGAGAACTACGACCGATGGGTTTCAGATTTTGGCTTTGGTTCAGCCACCAGAACTGACTATGCGAAACACTCGTTTCTGCGGTATCCGGTCGAAGTCGCGGACAAGGAGGGAGCCATCAAACGAGCCAAGGAGCGTCGCGTGAAACTTGGCACTTGGTTCACGTCACCGATTGATCCGATAGAAAAAAACCTGTCGCAATGGGCGTACCAGCCTGGAAGTTGCCCAGTCGCCGAATCTATTTGTGACCGTATAGTGAACCTGCCGACAGATCATCTGGTTAATCGGGATGACGTTGAATACGTACTCAAGGGGGGATAA
- a CDS encoding winged-helix domain-containing protein, with the protein MSLKDGLILEFLEDHDLELPAKPLYRNLNRHGHEIGYSTVRQRLRELEANGLVEKVDEAGYYQVSSKGSAYLDGELEANELKEN; encoded by the coding sequence ATGTCCTTGAAAGACGGTCTTATTCTCGAGTTTCTCGAGGACCACGACCTCGAACTCCCTGCAAAGCCACTCTATCGGAATTTGAATCGGCACGGGCACGAGATCGGATACTCGACGGTGAGACAGCGTCTTCGTGAACTCGAGGCCAATGGACTAGTGGAAAAAGTCGATGAAGCGGGCTACTATCAGGTGAGTTCGAAAGGGAGCGCCTATCTCGACGGCGAGCTCGAGGCTAATGAACTCAAAGAGAATTAA
- a CDS encoding NUDIX domain-containing protein, translating into MANRVPDEIWQDIVEYSPLVSVDLIVEQAGGIVLGQRENRPAKGEWFVPGGVVNKGESLNEAVHRIAREELGNPVTIRTQLGVYEHRYETSEFEGVSKHYIPIAYVVELGSDVIMTDSQHSSFHVFNAPFSGFHENVQTYLDDYEEWKNNVE; encoded by the coding sequence ATGGCTAACCGCGTTCCAGACGAAATCTGGCAAGATATCGTTGAATATTCACCACTAGTGTCTGTTGACCTCATCGTTGAGCAGGCAGGAGGAATAGTGTTAGGCCAGCGCGAGAACCGTCCAGCAAAAGGTGAGTGGTTCGTTCCTGGCGGCGTCGTTAACAAAGGAGAATCACTGAACGAGGCAGTCCACCGTATCGCTAGAGAGGAACTCGGTAATCCAGTCACAATTCGAACGCAGCTCGGCGTTTACGAACATCGATATGAGACCTCGGAATTTGAGGGGGTGAGTAAACATTACATCCCAATCGCCTATGTCGTTGAACTAGGGAGCGACGTGATCATGACAGACAGTCAGCATTCATCGTTCCACGTTTTCAACGCCCCATTCTCTGGATTCCACGAGAACGTACAAACGTATTTAGATGATTATGAGGAATGGAAGAACAATGTGGAATGA